Proteins from one Setaria italica strain Yugu1 chromosome V, Setaria_italica_v2.0, whole genome shotgun sequence genomic window:
- the LOC101756647 gene encoding uncharacterized protein LOC101756647 has translation MLLRRPLQTLTLPLLRRHLTAAAAAEAIVSPADHHGADPLSPPYDYLPGHPRPNPKHDEVILAVPRASSGRHVSAKERKAGRVPSIVFEQENGQEGGNKRLISVQSKQIRKLVDHLGRSFFLSRLFRLQVWSQHAGQGELVESVRVLPRKVHLHAGTDEPLTVTFMRAPSSALLKIDVPLMFIGEDASPGLRKGAYFNTIKRTVKYLCPADIVPPYIEVDLSELDVGQKLLMRDLKVHPALKLLQSPDQPICSIIGSRAPEQKKGK, from the exons ATGCTCCTCCGGCGACCGCTCCAAACCCtcaccctccccctcctccgccgccacctcaccgccgccgccgccgccgaggcgatCGTCTCCCCGGCGGACCACCACGGCGCCGACCCGCTCTCCCCGCCGTACGACTACCTCCCGGGCCACCCGCGGCCGAACCCCAAGCACGACGAGGTGATCCTCGCCGTGCCGCGCGCCTCCTCGGGCCGCCACGTCTCTGCCAAGGAGCGCAAGGCCGGGCGCGTCCCCTCCATCGTCTTCGAGCAGGAGAACGGCCAGGAGGGTGGCAATAAGCGCCTCATCTCCGTGCAGTCCAAGCAGATCCGCAAGCTCGTCGACCACCTCGGccgctccttcttcctctccaggCTGTTCAGGCTCCAGGTTTGGTCTCAGCACGCCGGGCAGGGAGAACTCGTCGAGAGCGTCCGCGTCCTGCCGCGAAAG GTACACCTGCATGCTGGCACTGATGAACCTCTGACTGTCACATTCATGAGAGCCCCTTCTTCTGCGCTTCTCAAAATAGATGTTCCTCTGATGTTCATTGGAGAGGATGCCTCACCAGGTCTCAGGAAAG GAGCTTATTTCAACACCATAAAAAGAACAGTCAAGTACCTCTGCCCCGCTGACATCGTACCACCATACATTGAAGTGGATCTGAGCGAGTTGGATGTAGGACAAAAACTGCTGATGCGTGACCTGAAAGTTCACCCTGCGTTGAAGCTGCTTCAGTCACCGGATCAGCCCATCTGTAGCATTATAGGATCGAGGGCTCCTGAACAGAAGAAGGGAAAATAA